One region of Moraxella sp. ZY210820 genomic DNA includes:
- a CDS encoding M48 family metalloprotease translates to MKSLILNKKLSCLCLATLIISQSMSVTAHTPIHFNHQHIQAIPSVVDISGGVSILELNQERLIGEKVYRQIHRQMPLLENVWLEDQMMSIFSHILSQSQLGEPIALLLINDPQINAFAVPGGLFAINTGLIHSAKNMGDIAGVMAHEVAHVSQRHYSRSKEAFKGQRLLALAGILVGAAVASQDAEAGTAVMMGTQSVLLDKQLSYSRDQEREADRIGMQYLYSAGYDPHHMANFFETMQRKSPQIGYLPEFWLTHPLTSERISEARLRANQFPQLRHKIQYQDEHFQLIQYYTAVLTKKISEIQLKELSNQNNHSARLALIAYYLQKNEWQKADDIRKNISKEYQQHPLYHLLTADLLIAQKQYVQAERLMRTQWLIMPENRALAYKLAQILILQQRGMEAQQIVQPFSKKNPRDVFAWQLLQQAVEYHSQLEQSIKTVQALHYRAEQEFWTGKEEQGIKSLLHAQRLLQDINNQSLKTKIEQRLKQMQDEYKLKI, encoded by the coding sequence ATGAAATCACTGATATTAAATAAAAAATTAAGTTGTTTATGTTTAGCTACATTGATAATAAGCCAAAGTATGTCTGTTACTGCACATACACCAATCCATTTTAACCATCAGCATATTCAAGCCATTCCTTCAGTTGTCGATATTAGTGGTGGAGTGAGTATTTTAGAGCTTAATCAGGAACGTTTAATTGGTGAAAAAGTATATCGTCAAATACATCGACAAATGCCATTATTGGAAAATGTATGGTTAGAAGACCAGATGATGTCAATCTTTTCCCACATTCTAAGTCAAAGCCAACTAGGAGAACCAATTGCTTTATTGTTAATTAATGACCCACAAATTAATGCCTTTGCCGTTCCTGGAGGATTATTTGCTATCAATACTGGTCTAATTCATTCTGCTAAAAATATGGGCGATATTGCAGGTGTTATGGCACATGAAGTAGCTCATGTAAGTCAAAGACATTATAGTCGTTCAAAAGAAGCATTTAAAGGGCAGAGATTATTAGCTTTAGCAGGGATATTAGTTGGGGCAGCAGTGGCTAGTCAAGATGCCGAAGCAGGAACTGCGGTAATGATGGGAACTCAATCTGTATTGTTAGATAAACAACTCAGCTATAGCCGAGACCAAGAACGGGAAGCTGACCGTATTGGTATGCAATATTTGTATAGTGCAGGTTATGACCCACATCATATGGCGAATTTTTTTGAAACTATGCAACGTAAAAGTCCACAAATTGGTTATTTACCTGAATTTTGGCTGACACATCCATTAACGAGTGAGCGTATTAGTGAAGCTCGTTTACGTGCTAATCAATTTCCACAATTAAGACATAAAATTCAATATCAAGATGAACATTTTCAACTGATTCAATATTATACCGCAGTATTGACAAAAAAAATTTCTGAAATACAATTGAAAGAATTATCCAATCAGAATAACCATTCTGCTCGTTTAGCATTAATAGCATATTATTTACAAAAGAATGAATGGCAAAAAGCTGATGATATTCGCAAAAACATTTCTAAAGAATATCAACAACATCCTTTATATCATTTATTAACTGCAGATTTACTAATTGCTCAAAAGCAATATGTGCAAGCAGAGCGTTTAATGCGTACACAATGGTTGATTATGCCTGAGAATAGAGCATTGGCTTATAAATTAGCACAAATTTTGATTTTACAACAACGTGGTATGGAAGCACAACAGATTGTTCAACCCTTTAGTAAGAAAAATCCTAGAGATGTATTTGCTTGGCAGTTATTACAACAAGCTGTTGAATATCATTCTCAATTAGAGCAATCAATTAAAACAGTACAAGCATTACATTATCGAGCAGAACAAGAATTTTGGACAGGGAAAGAAGAACAGGGAATAAAATCGCTATTACATGCTCAACGTTTATTACAAGATATAAATAATCAGAGCTTAAAAACTAAAATAGAGCAACGACTTAAACAAATGCAAGATGAATATAAGTTGAAAATTTAG
- the rpsA gene encoding 30S ribosomal protein S1, with protein sequence MTESFAALFEQSELNLDIEKGAVITGTVVRIDDEKVTVDTGLKSEGVVDRAEFLNEQRELEVAIGDKVDVVVEQLDNGMGQTVLSREKAKRAETWTKLEKIAESGEIVTGLISGKVKGGFTVDIGLVRAFLPGSLVDVRPIRDTAHLEGKELEFKIIKLDAKRNNVVVSRREVMTQESSADRAELLAKLEEGQIVTGTIKNLTDYGAFVDLGGIDGLLHITDMAWKRIKHPSEVVEVNQEVTVKVLKFDRDRSRVSLGLKQLGEDPWLAIMNNYPKGSIVKARVTNLTDYGCFAEIAEGVEGLVHVSEMDHTNKNIHPSKVVQIGDEVDVMVLEIDEERRRISLGIKQTRANPWEEFAKSHNKNDKVSGTIKSITDFGIFIGLEGGIDGLVHLSDISWNEAGEEAIRRYKKGDTVEAVILSVDAEANRISLGIKQLNSDPFTNYVGSVERGALVKGTVTAVDAKGATVKLADEVEAQLKASEINSDRVEDATKFLEVGQEVEAKIVNIDRKSRTINLSIKAKDEAEAKEAIAKVQAQPAAQNNGPKTIGDLIKAQQQDN encoded by the coding sequence ATGACCGAATCTTTTGCAGCCCTCTTTGAACAAAGTGAATTAAACCTAGATATTGAGAAAGGTGCCGTTATTACTGGTACTGTTGTTCGTATCGATGATGAAAAAGTAACCGTTGATACAGGTCTTAAATCTGAAGGTGTTGTTGATCGTGCTGAATTTTTAAACGAACAACGTGAGTTAGAAGTTGCGATTGGCGACAAAGTTGATGTTGTAGTTGAACAGCTTGACAATGGTATGGGGCAAACTGTCTTATCACGTGAAAAAGCTAAACGTGCTGAGACTTGGACTAAATTGGAAAAAATCGCTGAAAGTGGCGAAATCGTTACAGGTCTTATCTCTGGTAAAGTCAAAGGTGGTTTCACTGTTGATATCGGTCTTGTACGTGCATTCTTACCAGGCTCTTTAGTTGATGTACGTCCTATTCGTGATACAGCTCACTTAGAAGGTAAAGAGTTAGAGTTCAAAATCATTAAACTTGATGCAAAACGTAATAACGTTGTTGTATCTCGCCGTGAAGTGATGACTCAAGAATCTTCTGCTGATCGTGCTGAATTATTAGCAAAACTTGAGGAAGGTCAAATTGTTACTGGTACAATCAAAAACTTAACTGACTACGGTGCGTTTGTTGATTTAGGTGGTATCGATGGTTTATTACACATTACTGATATGGCTTGGAAACGTATCAAGCACCCATCAGAAGTAGTTGAAGTAAATCAAGAAGTTACAGTTAAAGTATTGAAATTCGACCGTGATCGTAGCCGTGTTTCTTTAGGTCTTAAACAATTAGGTGAAGACCCATGGTTAGCGATTATGAACAACTATCCAAAAGGTTCTATCGTTAAAGCTCGTGTAACGAACTTAACTGACTATGGTTGTTTTGCTGAAATCGCAGAAGGTGTTGAAGGTTTAGTTCACGTTTCTGAAATGGATCACACAAACAAAAACATCCACCCATCTAAAGTTGTTCAAATTGGTGATGAAGTTGATGTAATGGTACTTGAAATTGATGAAGAACGTCGTCGTATTTCTTTAGGTATTAAACAAACTCGTGCGAATCCTTGGGAAGAGTTTGCAAAATCTCACAACAAGAATGACAAAGTATCTGGTACAATCAAATCAATCACTGACTTCGGTATCTTTATCGGTTTAGAAGGTGGTATTGATGGTTTAGTTCACTTATCTGACATTTCTTGGAATGAAGCAGGTGAAGAAGCAATTCGTCGTTATAAGAAAGGTGATACAGTTGAAGCAGTTATTCTTTCTGTAGATGCTGAAGCAAACCGTATTTCTTTAGGTATTAAGCAATTAAATAGCGACCCATTCACAAACTATGTAGGTTCTGTTGAGCGTGGTGCTTTAGTTAAGGGTACTGTAACTGCTGTTGATGCAAAAGGTGCAACTGTTAAATTGGCTGATGAAGTTGAAGCTCAATTAAAAGCATCTGAAATCAATAGCGACCGTGTTGAAGATGCGACTAAATTCTTAGAAGTTGGTCAAGAAGTTGAAGCGAAGATTGTAAATATTGATCGTAAATCTCGTACAATCAATTTGTCAATTAAAGCAAAAGATGAAGCAGAAGCTAAAGAAGCGATTGCTAAAGTTCAAGCACAACCAGCTGCTCAAAACAATGGTCCAAAAACAATTGGTGATTTGATTAAAGCTCAACAACAAGATAACTAA
- the purN gene encoding phosphoribosylglycinamide formyltransferase, whose protein sequence is MNIAILVSGNGSNLQALIDFGLSGKIVGVLSNQANAYALERAKNAGIATAIISHKDFPNRESFDEQMHQQLLAWNVDLVVLAGFMRILSATFVEQWSGKMVNIHPSLLPAYKGMHTHRRVLHSGDTLHGCTVHFVTPELDSGQAIAQGILQVKPHDDENTLAQRVHQIEHFIYPQVVEWICTQQVNYQTFHNDTAQVYYRQKPLLKPILFYQDE, encoded by the coding sequence ATGAATATTGCTATTTTAGTTTCTGGTAATGGCAGTAATTTACAAGCCCTGATTGACTTCGGTCTTTCAGGGAAAATTGTTGGTGTATTATCCAATCAAGCCAATGCTTATGCGTTAGAGCGTGCCAAAAATGCAGGTATTGCAACCGCTATTATTTCTCATAAAGACTTCCCTAATCGTGAAAGTTTTGATGAGCAAATGCACCAGCAATTACTCGCTTGGAATGTTGATTTAGTCGTACTCGCTGGATTCATGCGGATTTTAAGTGCAACTTTTGTTGAGCAATGGTCTGGGAAAATGGTAAATATCCACCCTTCCCTATTACCCGCTTATAAAGGTATGCATACTCATCGACGTGTACTACATAGTGGAGATACTTTACATGGTTGTACAGTACATTTTGTTACGCCTGAATTAGACTCAGGTCAAGCAATTGCACAAGGCATATTACAAGTTAAACCACATGATGATGAAAATACTTTAGCACAACGTGTTCATCAGATTGAGCATTTTATTTATCCACAAGTGGTTGAATGGATTTGTACGCAACAAGTAAATTATCAAACCTTTCATAATGATACAGCCCAAGTCTATTATCGCCAAAAGCCATTACTCAAACCTATTCTGTTTTATCAAGATGAATAG
- the cmk gene encoding (d)CMP kinase translates to MTMIITIDGPSGSGKGTLAAKLAQHYGYDLLDSGAIYRLLGLALSQANLLDKLESQLVQAVEIAEHLDIKFKNTADGVLTYLNGKDVSHLIRNEQVGAYASKVAVIPELRTALLTRQQNFAQGQGIVADGRDMGTVVFPNAQAKIYLTASAEARAERRFKQLQNAGQNANIEQILAQIQERDKRDMERITAPLKPAADALLIDSSDLSVDEVFQQMIDYIQSRQ, encoded by the coding sequence ATGACAATGATTATTACCATTGATGGGCCAAGTGGTTCAGGTAAAGGTACTTTAGCTGCTAAATTAGCACAACATTATGGTTATGATTTACTGGATTCAGGGGCTATTTATCGCTTGTTGGGTTTAGCTTTGTCTCAAGCAAATTTATTGGATAAATTAGAAAGTCAATTAGTGCAAGCTGTAGAAATCGCTGAGCATTTAGACATTAAGTTTAAAAATACTGCTGATGGTGTTTTAACTTATTTAAATGGTAAAGATGTTAGTCATTTAATTCGAAATGAACAAGTGGGTGCTTATGCCTCAAAAGTAGCGGTAATTCCTGAATTACGTACAGCACTTTTAACACGCCAACAAAATTTTGCACAAGGTCAAGGTATTGTAGCGGACGGTAGAGATATGGGAACAGTGGTTTTTCCAAATGCTCAAGCCAAAATTTATCTCACAGCATCTGCTGAAGCTCGTGCGGAAAGACGCTTTAAACAGTTGCAAAATGCTGGACAAAATGCTAATATAGAGCAGATTTTAGCTCAAATTCAAGAGCGAGATAAACGTGATATGGAACGTATCACAGCACCTTTAAAACCTGCTGCTGATGCCTTGTTGATAGATAGTTCTGATTTAAGTGTTGATGAAGTATTTCAACAAATGATTGATTATATCCAATCACGTCAATAA
- the tadA gene encoding tRNA adenosine(34) deaminase TadA — protein MTNTNLLDEQQQIDKYFMQMAYDLAHQASQQGEIPVGAVLVSQGQVIGQGFNCPISSHDPTAHAEIVALRQACQALQNYRLPDDTTLYVTLEPCTMCVGALIHARVQRVVFATTEPKAGSLVSARQLLENGYYNHRFQYEHGCLQQQCSTQLSNFFRQRRAEKRLYSS, from the coding sequence TTGACAAACACTAATCTGCTTGATGAACAACAACAAATCGATAAGTATTTTATGCAAATGGCTTATGATTTGGCTCATCAAGCCAGTCAGCAAGGCGAAATTCCTGTTGGTGCGGTGTTGGTCAGTCAAGGACAGGTGATAGGACAAGGTTTTAATTGTCCTATTTCAAGTCATGACCCAACAGCACACGCAGAGATTGTGGCATTAAGACAGGCTTGTCAAGCATTACAAAATTATCGTTTACCTGATGATACCACGCTTTATGTAACACTTGAGCCATGTACTATGTGTGTAGGAGCGTTAATTCATGCTCGTGTGCAACGTGTAGTTTTTGCTACCACAGAACCTAAAGCAGGTTCATTAGTCAGTGCTAGACAATTATTGGAAAATGGTTACTATAATCACCGCTTTCAATATGAACATGGGTGTTTACAGCAACAATGTTCAACACAACTCAGTAATTTTTTTCGCCAACGCCGTGCAGAAAAACGTTTATATTCATCTTAG